CCGCCACTTAGCTCGCTGGGCTTGTGCTCTGCTCTTTTTTCCAATCCTACCTTTTTCAACATTTCGACTGCTTTATTTCTTTCCCTGCTTGCTCCACAAAAGGTCAAAGGTAAGAGCACGTTTTCAAGAGCACTTAGAGATGGAAGCAAGTGATATTGCTGGAAAACATAGGCTATTTTGCCCCGTCTAATAGCAACGAGAGCATTCTCATCTAAGTTATCGATACGCTTCCCCTCTAATATCACTTCACCGCTGGAGAGATTATCCAAACCACCAATGATGTTCAGGAGAGTAGATTTTCCGCTCCCAGAAGGCCCCATAACGGCTAAGAAATCCCCTTTGTTTACCTGAAGGAAAACGTTATTGAGGGCAACT
This Chloroflexota bacterium DNA region includes the following protein-coding sequences:
- a CDS encoding ABC transporter ATP-binding protein, encoding MLEIKNVSKIYGEGTAQVVALNNVFLQVNKGDFLAVMGPSGSGKSTLLNIIGGLDNLSSGEVILEGKRIDNLDENALVAIRRGKIAYVFQQYHLLPSLSALENVLLPLTFCGASRERNKAVEMLKKVGLEKRAEHKPSELSGGEQQRVAIARALVSDPSLILADEPTGNMDQKTGRQILSLFDELNTDGHTVIMVTHNPETARHAREIIVLQDGQILDKTGRR